The Cupriavidus oxalaticus DNA window ACGGCGACGGGAGCTTCACCCGCCGCCTGGCACAACTCGCGCGCATCGATGTCCTGGTGCTGGACGACTGGGGCCTACAGGAGCCTTCTGAAAGCGCTCGCGGCGATCTGCTGGAAGTTCTGGACGATCGCGTCGGCACCCGCTCGACCATCGTGACAAGCCAGCTCCCGATCGAGCATTGGCACCAGTGGCTGAATGATCCGACGCTGGCTGACGCCATCCTGGACCGGCTGGTCCACCAGGCGCACAAGGTGTCGCTCAAAGGCGAATCCATGCGCAAGCGCACGGCAACCGACGCCAATAAACGGGCATCGTGATCACCTACGCTACAATCTCCTGACCGCGCAGTACCACCTTCCTTCCCTGATCACGTTCGCCGAAACCGCTGATCACCTTCACCGAAATCCGCATCGGCATGGGCGGCGCGGGAAATCCACTTTGCCCGGTTTGGCAAGGGTGACATGGCCACGCTTCTCGAATACCTCGACACCATCCAGGCCCACCGAGAATTCCTAAGCTTCAAACTCATCGCCTTTGAGCGAGCCCGCACGAGACGAAGCATCGAAGAAGTGGTCGCGAAATTGCACGAGCACATGCTGTCGCAGGGTCTCCGACATGAAGTTGAGAATCGACGCGTTGCCCTACCACGCGATGTGCGCGTGACGCTTGATGAGGAACAGTCGCTGGACGGCATTGCGCTGGCGGAAATGAAGAATACCCTCGCCGCACACTTCCAGCGCGACTTCCCGGAGCAAGCAACCATCTCCGAGATCGCCACCATCTCGTCGCGCAAGAGTCCGCTGGTGCAGTTGGCCGATTTGATCGCCGGCGCGGCTAATCGTCGGCTCAATCCGCAGCCGGAGCGGAACCATAAGGACGAGATGGCGGATGCAGTGCTAGAACGCCTCGGCCTGGTGATGCGACAGGACGAGATTCCTGGCCTCGATGCTGCTGCTATGTTCGTCCTCTAGCTTCGCCGCTCACCACGGATTTGTGGCCTGGGGCGCGCGACTCGCCGCAGATCCAATTCGGTAACATCGTGGACTTGATGGCTGAGCGAGGATGGTTCTACCCACTCCTGAATCCATAAGAGCCAGCATGGGGTTTCCGGAGTCATGCAAGTTCGTGGGATATGTCGTGCATCTTCCCGACAGCGACGAATTTGTCGTAAGTGCTAGTGAACCACAGCCCGGCGTCATGTTCTACGAGTACGCGGTCACCCCGGGCCTTGCCAAGGTATATCCAAATCTCCGCTTGGCCCTCAAGGGTAGTTGACGGCATCCAGAAACATCGAACGCTCGTCGGATACCTCTTTGATCACGGCACGCAGTGGCTGGTTGGCTCCCAGGGCGGGGAGGTCGAACGGCAAATAGCCATCAATACCTATGCCTGCGCTGTCGGCGATCCACCAGATCTGGCACGCAGCGCCTCGTATAGCTGTGCGGGCCCGAGCAGAATATCTCTCAGCCCTTCGCGGACTCGTTCCGAGCTGAGTGCCTGTGTACTCATGGCGGTATGCGCATCCAACGCGTCCATAACGGCGTGCATCAGCGCGTCCTTCAGGTCGGGGGAGTTGGCAAACTGCTCCTTGCTATTGCTCATGGCCTGCCGCACGAGCGTCTCGTTCTCTAGCAGCTTACCCTTGAGCACGCCATTCACATACACGAGTTGGTCGTCATCGGTGAGGTCGCCCTCAAACAGGCCATTGACCTTCTGGATGATCTCGTCAAGGAAGTCCTTCTGCTTGTCCTGCACGGCTCCACTGCCGACGGCATCCATTGGCGGCAGCTTTGGCGCTTCGCCATAATTCAGGCTCAACGGCTGGCGGCCCGCATTCCTCAGGCTGTGATGGGTCAGCACCACTTTGGACAGGTCGACGGTATCGCGCTCGCGGCCGAATTCCAGCAGCGGGATGAGCCGTTTGAAGAACAGGAAGCGCTTTTCGATATCGGTATTACCGTAGTCGAAAATCTGCGATAGGAAAGCATATAGGCGCACAAACGCACCCATGTCGTTCTTGAAGAGTACCAGCGCATCGAGCGTGTCCTTGGCCGCCTGGGCGGCCTTGTCGTCGTGCTGAGCCTCGGTGGCGGTCTTGTCCTGCTGTGCCGCCTTGTAACGCTTGAGTAGGCGGTCCGCCACCGGTGCAATGGCGGTGCTCAATTGTCCCTGCGTCCCCTTCGGGTCCAGTTCCACCTTCGCCACTCGGTCGACCTCGAACTCATCGTAGTAGCCAGTGGCGTCGAGCTTGGCCCGTAGGTCATAGACGTGATGCGGGTCGGTGGTGGCCTCCAATTCGGCGGTCTCGTAGTACGTCTTAAATGCCTTCAGAACTTCGCCAGCCTCGTTGACGAAATCGAGGATATAGGTAGTGTCCTTGCCGGGATGGGCGCGGTTCAGGCGCGAAAGCGTCTGCACGGCCTGGATGCCGCCGAGCATCTTGTCGATGTACATGCCACATAGCAACGGCTGGTCAAAACCGGTCTGGAACTTGTTGGCGACGAGCAGCAAGTGATACTCCGGCTCAGCAAAAGCATCGCGAATGTCGCGCCCCTTGAGGCCGGGGTTCAACTCCTTGCTGGTCTCGGACACCGGTGCCGGGAAGCTCTCAGGGTCGTCGATTTCACCGGAGAATGCCACCAGCACGCCCAAGGGATAGTTGCGCTTCTCAATGTAGGCGCGAATGGCCTTCTGCCAGCGTACGGCCTCTTTGCGACTGGCCACGACGACCATGGCCTTCGCTTTGCCCTCCAGCAGGGGCTGCACATTCTCGCGATAGTGCTCGACGACGATTTGCACCTTCTGCGCGATGTTGTATGGGTGCAGTCGTACCCATTGCATGATGCCTTTCATCGCAGCACTACGCTCGACCTCTTTCTCGTCATATTCCTGGCCATCATGGGCCAGCTTGAACGCGAGCTTGTAGGTCGTGTAGTTCTTCAGCACATCGAGAATGAAGCCTTCTTCGATGGCCTGGCGCATCGAATACACGTGGAAGGGCTGCGGCAGCCCGTCAGGGCCAGGTCGACCAAATAACTCCAACGTCTTCTGCTTGGGCGTGGCAGTGAAGGCTACATAGGTCAGAC harbors:
- a CDS encoding DUF3800 domain-containing protein encodes the protein MATLLEYLDTIQAHREFLSFKLIAFERARTRRSIEEVVAKLHEHMLSQGLRHEVENRRVALPRDVRVTLDEEQSLDGIALAEMKNTLAAHFQRDFPEQATISEIATISSRKSPLVQLADLIAGAANRRLNPQPERNHKDEMADAVLERLGLVMRQDEIPGLDAAAMFVL
- a CDS encoding type I restriction endonuclease subunit R produces the protein MSNLHQEHHFEAEICQSLAANGWLYADGDAAHYDRANALYLPDLLAWIEATQPDTWQRLVKTHGPAMKERLAERVRKSLNERGTLDVLRRGVEMLGLKEPLSLVQFKPALAINPAIQQHYAANRLRVVRQVRHSPNHAQDALDLVLFVNGIPVATAELKSDFTQSVQDAVDQYRFDRHPQPKGGQAEPLLSFPGGALVHFAVSQAEVMMTTRLAGPATHFLPFNRGNVGAAGNAPNPDGFATAYLWEEVWARESWLDILHRYLISKRDERKQPKTVIFPRYHQLDATRKLVADVLAQGPGQRYLIQHSAGSGKTNSIAWTAHFLADLHNAEHQKMFDSVLVVSDRTVLDAQLQEAIFDFERTTGVVATITNEHGSKSAQLGQALKDGKKIIVCTIQTFPFALQAVQELAATEGKRFAVIADEAHSSQTGEAAAKLKQLLSAEEWAELQDGGEIDTEVVLAAQMEARAGAKGLTYVAFTATPKQKTLELFGRPGPDGLPQPFHVYSMRQAIEEGFILDVLKNYTTYKLAFKLAHDGQEYDEKEVERSAAMKGIMQWVRLHPYNIAQKVQIVVEHYRENVQPLLEGKAKAMVVVASRKEAVRWQKAIRAYIEKRNYPLGVLVAFSGEIDDPESFPAPVSETSKELNPGLKGRDIRDAFAEPEYHLLLVANKFQTGFDQPLLCGMYIDKMLGGIQAVQTLSRLNRAHPGKDTTYILDFVNEAGEVLKAFKTYYETAELEATTDPHHVYDLRAKLDATGYYDEFEVDRVAKVELDPKGTQGQLSTAIAPVADRLLKRYKAAQQDKTATEAQHDDKAAQAAKDTLDALVLFKNDMGAFVRLYAFLSQIFDYGNTDIEKRFLFFKRLIPLLEFGRERDTVDLSKVVLTHHSLRNAGRQPLSLNYGEAPKLPPMDAVGSGAVQDKQKDFLDEIIQKVNGLFEGDLTDDDQLVYVNGVLKGKLLENETLVRQAMSNSKEQFANSPDLKDALMHAVMDALDAHTAMSTQALSSERVREGLRDILLGPAQLYEALRARSGGSPTAQA